One Acinetobacter colistiniresistens DNA segment encodes these proteins:
- a CDS encoding integration host factor subunit beta, which produces MTTEALNKSDLIERIALKNPHLAEPLVEDAVKIMIDQMIEALSSGDRIEIRGFGSFALHHREPRLGRNPKTGKSVDVAAKAVPHFKPGKALRDAVNESAE; this is translated from the coding sequence ATGACTACTGAAGCACTTAATAAATCTGATTTAATTGAACGGATTGCACTAAAAAACCCACACTTGGCTGAGCCTTTGGTTGAAGACGCAGTTAAGATCATGATCGATCAGATGATTGAAGCACTTTCGAGTGGCGATCGTATTGAAATTCGTGGTTTTGGTAGTTTTGCATTACATCACCGTGAGCCACGTTTAGGTCGTAACCCTAAAACAGGTAAATCAGTTGATGTTGCCGCAAAAGCAGTTCCACATTTTAAACCTGGTAAGGCACTTCGTGATGCAGTAAACGAATCTGCTGAATAA
- the pyrF gene encoding orotidine-5'-phosphate decarboxylase, with product MSIIVALDAKSQYDALTIVDQLDPSLCRVKVGKELFTHVGPSIVKSLQDKGFDVFLDLKFHDIPNTTAQAVCAAADLGVWMVNVHASGGRKMMETCVERLKAGNYQTQLIAVTVLTSMGREDLRDIGLDIEPVEQVKRLAKLTQESGLDGVVCSAQEAKILRELLGQDFALVTPGIRPEGSNADDQKRIVTPKQAMLDGSTHLVIGRPITKAENPTEMLKSILTSI from the coding sequence GTGAGTATTATTGTTGCGCTAGACGCAAAAAGCCAATATGACGCCTTAACAATCGTAGATCAGCTTGATCCGTCACTTTGTCGTGTCAAAGTAGGCAAAGAGCTCTTTACTCATGTAGGCCCATCGATTGTTAAAAGCTTACAAGACAAAGGCTTTGACGTTTTTCTTGATTTAAAATTTCATGATATTCCAAATACCACGGCTCAGGCCGTATGTGCTGCAGCAGATCTTGGGGTATGGATGGTGAACGTGCATGCATCTGGCGGCCGTAAAATGATGGAAACCTGTGTCGAGCGTCTTAAAGCAGGCAATTATCAAACACAGTTGATTGCAGTTACTGTTTTAACTTCTATGGGACGTGAAGATTTACGGGATATCGGATTAGATATCGAGCCTGTTGAACAGGTAAAGCGTTTGGCGAAACTTACTCAAGAGAGTGGTTTGGATGGTGTGGTATGTTCAGCACAAGAAGCGAAAATTCTTCGTGAACTATTAGGACAGGATTTTGCTTTGGTTACACCAGGGATTCGCCCAGAAGGTTCAAATGCCGATGACCAAAAGCGCATTGTGACGCCTAAACAAGCCATGCTGGATGGTTCAACTCATTTAGTGATTGGTCGTCCAATTACGAAAGCTGAAAACCCAACTGAGATGTTAAAGTCAATTCTAACTTCAATCTAA
- a CDS encoding AzlD domain-containing protein: MKYSETYIFAGIVILALGTYFIRYSGVYLANRMSFKEQHKQLLADSACVLLFTLAVFNTIFTETHFSGISKIIGVAVAVIFAWKKYSLIVVILVAMLITAVLRYLGLP, encoded by the coding sequence ATGAAATATAGTGAAACTTATATCTTTGCTGGTATTGTCATACTTGCATTGGGTACCTATTTCATTCGCTATTCAGGCGTTTATTTAGCTAATCGAATGTCGTTTAAAGAGCAGCATAAGCAACTTCTTGCTGATTCTGCTTGTGTACTCCTATTTACCTTAGCTGTTTTCAACACCATTTTTACTGAAACGCATTTTAGCGGTATCAGTAAAATCATCGGGGTTGCTGTTGCCGTTATTTTTGCCTGGAAGAAATACTCACTGATCGTGGTCATCCTTGTCGCAATGCTAATTACCGCAGTCTTGAGATATCTCGGTCTTCCATAA
- a CDS encoding helix-turn-helix domain-containing protein, producing the protein MALPIEIVAKGLQRERQKAGLSLAEVARRAGIAKSTLSQLEAAQGNPSLETLWALCVALDIPFAKLMESHIVQTQVIRFGEGPSVSSEIAHYQAILLANCPTGARRDVYMLTTQPGEPRCSQPHPIGSIEHIIIMKGQAKVGLISEPVLLNEGDYICYPADQPHIFEALQADTRAILISEQR; encoded by the coding sequence ATGGCATTGCCAATTGAAATTGTTGCAAAGGGTTTGCAGAGAGAGAGACAGAAAGCAGGGCTGTCATTGGCAGAAGTCGCGCGTCGGGCGGGCATAGCCAAATCAACCTTGTCGCAACTGGAAGCTGCGCAAGGAAATCCAAGCCTGGAAACATTATGGGCTTTGTGTGTGGCTTTGGATATTCCATTTGCAAAGTTAATGGAAAGCCATATTGTACAAACTCAGGTCATTCGTTTTGGTGAAGGGCCATCGGTTTCTTCTGAAATTGCTCATTATCAAGCTATTCTATTGGCCAATTGCCCAACAGGTGCGAGACGTGATGTGTATATGTTAACAACCCAACCGGGTGAGCCGCGTTGTAGTCAGCCACATCCGATTGGTAGTATTGAGCATATTATTATTATGAAGGGGCAAGCAAAGGTTGGATTAATTTCAGAGCCTGTATTGCTGAATGAAGGGGATTATATTTGTTACCCTGCGGATCAGCCACATATCTTTGAGGCACTGCAAGCAGATACGCGAGCAATTTTAATTTCAGAACAAAGATAG
- a CDS encoding TetR/AcrR family transcriptional regulator has protein sequence MTAAKIQKFAFERFAKQGFAATSLNEIATDVGIKKPSIYAHFKNKDELYLSLIPIMIDEELGHAKTVLQGGMGIQQQLHAYFMSIEQRFDLSYGVQFWMNALISPPVHLYDQVIEPMHVFMAELEQLFLQALQQSVLKENKYQLDSTILARVCMSFVDALQSELIYGGRDKFRLRLDAILKTLDVLISP, from the coding sequence GTGACAGCAGCGAAGATTCAAAAATTTGCCTTTGAGCGTTTTGCAAAACAAGGCTTTGCAGCAACATCCTTAAATGAAATTGCGACTGATGTTGGAATTAAAAAGCCTTCAATTTATGCACATTTTAAAAATAAAGATGAACTGTATCTAAGCTTGATTCCGATCATGATTGATGAAGAACTGGGACATGCCAAAACAGTTTTGCAAGGTGGTATGGGAATTCAGCAGCAATTACACGCTTACTTCATGAGTATTGAACAACGCTTTGATCTCTCTTATGGAGTTCAGTTCTGGATGAATGCTTTAATTAGTCCACCTGTACACTTATATGATCAGGTGATTGAGCCAATGCATGTTTTCATGGCTGAATTGGAACAGCTGTTTTTACAGGCACTACAACAGTCGGTGTTGAAAGAAAATAAGTATCAATTAGACAGTACAATCTTGGCTCGGGTCTGTATGAGTTTTGTGGATGCACTACAAAGTGAATTGATCTACGGAGGACGAGATAAGTTCAGACTTCGACTAGATGCCATTCTAAAAACATTAGATGTTTTGATCAGCCCTTGA
- a CDS encoding lipopolysaccharide assembly protein LapA domain-containing protein has protein sequence MRYVLIALLVAIFGYSLALVLQNPAELQVDLLFTQVPAMRLGLLLLLTLVLGVVVGLLLGVQVFRVFQTSWEIKRLRKDIDHLRKEQIQLAQQAAAEAAASVRHEKTVLDINPESQTRTPL, from the coding sequence ATGCGTTATGTTTTAATTGCATTACTCGTTGCCATTTTTGGTTATTCACTTGCTTTGGTACTTCAAAACCCGGCTGAGCTACAAGTAGACTTGTTATTTACTCAAGTTCCAGCGATGCGTTTGGGGTTATTACTTTTATTGACGTTAGTCTTAGGTGTTGTTGTTGGTTTGCTTCTAGGCGTACAGGTTTTCCGCGTTTTCCAAACCAGTTGGGAAATCAAGAGATTGCGCAAAGATATTGATCATCTTCGTAAAGAGCAAATTCAACTTGCACAGCAAGCTGCCGCAGAAGCTGCTGCAAGTGTACGACATGAAAAAACAGTGTTGGATATCAATCCTGAGAGTCAAACACGTACTCCACTGTAA
- a CDS encoding AzlC family ABC transporter permease, giving the protein MQNKERYNLVKAISLISIATGIVGLSLGSVAASFNIPIWIPMMLSLTVLAGAAEFTFVGMIATGANPLFAALTGIFINLRHLPFGLSVATFIEKNASRFIACHIMNDESVMFGLSQQEDENKKKAYWMCGLGICILWPIGVFIGYILSKSIPDIYIFGIDAAFPAILFALILPMLRNRTTRNRVFLGTTLSLASIPLLPTGLPVLVSMFGLLLKGKSK; this is encoded by the coding sequence ATGCAAAATAAAGAGCGCTATAATCTCGTCAAAGCTATCAGTCTCATTTCAATCGCCACAGGTATTGTCGGTCTTTCACTCGGTTCCGTTGCTGCGAGCTTCAATATACCGATTTGGATTCCAATGATGCTCTCTTTAACTGTATTGGCAGGTGCTGCTGAATTTACTTTTGTAGGTATGATTGCGACTGGTGCGAACCCTCTTTTCGCAGCATTGACTGGAATATTCATCAATTTACGCCATCTTCCATTCGGCTTATCTGTTGCTACCTTTATTGAAAAAAATGCATCTCGCTTTATTGCTTGCCATATCATGAATGATGAAAGTGTAATGTTTGGATTAAGCCAGCAAGAAGATGAGAACAAGAAAAAAGCGTATTGGATGTGTGGATTGGGTATTTGTATTCTTTGGCCAATCGGTGTGTTTATTGGTTACATCTTGAGCAAAAGTATTCCAGATATTTATATATTTGGCATTGACGCTGCTTTTCCTGCCATTCTTTTTGCCTTGATTTTGCCTATGCTAAGGAACAGAACTACACGGAATCGCGTGTTTCTCGGTACGACATTGTCTTTAGCTTCTATTCCTTTGCTCCCTACAGGTTTACCTGTTTTAGTTTCCATGTTCGGTTTATTACTAAAGGGTAAATCCAAATGA
- a CDS encoding multidrug effflux MFS transporter produces MQSAAPISKISWSLLLLLSLFTALDALAIDIYLPAFPLLAESFATTAGQIQLTLSVFLIGLAIGQGIYGPLLDRFGRRNPLLIGIAIFILGSLLAAIAPSIEWLLAARFLQAIGASAGLVVPRAIISDVCDAKTSAKNFSILMQVMMIIPIIAPLFGSFILRFGSWTLIFYILAILGTILWLWGNYAIPETLKPEYRQPLQLSTIRISYQTLTLNQKFMAYTLAGGSILGGFFVYLSQSPFIFIQHYHIHNEGFSTLFAANAIGLIILGQVSIMLLKRWSAQQLLILGMCIFSGASLILLLSVSLSTLSLWQYVALLGLSIWSTGFIFGNVTALTMQQSPQHLTGAASSLMGLLQYALASLIGLIVSLFEINISLLPASLFVCGMIALSLCIYAALRQSDTFSTTKAE; encoded by the coding sequence ATGCAATCTGCTGCTCCAATTTCTAAAATCAGTTGGTCTTTGTTACTACTACTCTCCTTATTCACAGCCTTAGATGCGTTGGCGATTGATATTTATTTGCCTGCGTTTCCACTGCTTGCCGAAAGCTTTGCAACCACAGCTGGACAGATTCAGTTGACACTCTCGGTATTTTTGATTGGCCTTGCAATTGGTCAAGGTATTTATGGTCCTTTATTAGATCGCTTTGGCCGACGCAATCCCTTATTGATTGGAATCGCAATATTTATCTTGGGCTCATTATTGGCTGCCATTGCACCCAGCATTGAATGGTTGTTAGCAGCCCGGTTTTTACAAGCAATCGGTGCCTCTGCCGGTTTGGTTGTTCCAAGAGCAATTATTTCTGATGTCTGTGATGCCAAAACCAGCGCCAAAAATTTTTCTATTCTGATGCAGGTGATGATGATCATTCCAATCATTGCACCATTGTTTGGTAGCTTCATTCTCCGATTCGGATCATGGACTCTCATTTTCTATATATTGGCAATACTCGGTACAATCTTATGGTTATGGGGCAATTACGCTATACCAGAAACCTTAAAACCTGAGTATCGTCAGCCGCTCCAACTCAGCACAATCAGAATTAGCTATCAAACACTCACTCTCAATCAAAAATTTATGGCCTACACGCTGGCGGGCGGTTCTATCTTGGGCGGCTTTTTTGTTTATTTAAGCCAATCCCCATTTATTTTTATTCAGCATTATCATATTCATAATGAAGGTTTTAGTACTTTATTTGCAGCCAATGCCATCGGATTAATTATTCTTGGGCAAGTTTCGATCATGTTATTAAAGCGTTGGTCTGCACAACAATTACTGATACTGGGCATGTGTATATTTAGCGGTGCCAGTTTGATCTTACTTCTCAGCGTTTCTTTATCTACCTTAAGCTTATGGCAGTATGTTGCACTGTTAGGACTAAGTATCTGGTCTACAGGTTTTATTTTTGGCAATGTAACGGCATTGACCATGCAACAAAGCCCACAACATTTAACAGGTGCGGCTTCATCATTGATGGGTTTATTGCAATATGCCTTGGCTTCGTTGATTGGCTTGATCGTGAGCTTGTTTGAAATTAATATTAGCCTGCTCCCAGCCAGTCTATTCGTTTGCGGAATGATTGCACTCAGCTTATGTATTTATGCTGCACTTAGACAAAGTGACACTTTTTCGACGACGAAAGCAGAATAA
- a CDS encoding lysine exporter LysO family protein codes for MTSFVLIFQIFVCLSLGYFVAPHLSQTLKQFVFKILPYFSYILLVSVAFELTQALNHIQNPATILPPALLIAFTTSIGSFFICLLTYKLIDRQSIQGKISSHLFLNALKNIAKAFLALGVGILSGIVINTTDLAISFNSWYLLLIFIFLIGIELAFTQFDRSWLSWKILMVPVAAFIGSGLASILNYILLSNHYNFNEVMALAQGYGWYSMSGILFTELHSAKLGGIALLTDLFREIFAILLMYCLGWRFPRSAISSAGATSMDVTLAMVKQSCGTHYVPHAMMSGLILSLLAPLLISLFLNLKF; via the coding sequence ATGACCTCTTTTGTATTAATCTTCCAGATTTTTGTCTGCCTTAGCTTAGGCTATTTTGTTGCACCGCACCTATCTCAGACACTTAAACAATTTGTATTCAAAATCCTGCCTTATTTTTCTTATATTTTATTGGTTAGTGTCGCATTCGAACTGACTCAGGCCTTAAATCATATCCAAAACCCTGCAACCATTTTACCGCCAGCGCTTTTGATTGCATTTACCACTTCAATTGGTTCTTTTTTCATTTGTCTTCTCACCTACAAACTAATAGATCGGCAAAGCATTCAAGGCAAAATTTCATCACATCTTTTTCTAAATGCACTCAAAAATATTGCCAAAGCCTTTTTAGCTTTAGGCGTTGGTATTCTGTCGGGCATCGTGATCAATACTACAGATTTAGCGATCAGCTTTAATAGTTGGTACTTATTACTGATCTTTATTTTCTTGATCGGGATCGAACTGGCCTTTACTCAATTTGATCGTAGCTGGTTAAGCTGGAAAATCCTAATGGTTCCCGTAGCTGCATTCATCGGCTCTGGTTTAGCCTCAATTCTGAACTATATTCTTTTATCTAATCATTATAACTTTAATGAAGTCATGGCTTTAGCCCAAGGTTATGGCTGGTATTCCATGTCAGGGATTTTATTCACTGAGCTACACTCGGCTAAACTAGGTGGAATAGCACTATTAACGGACTTATTTAGAGAGATTTTTGCGATTTTATTGATGTATTGTTTAGGCTGGCGCTTTCCACGCTCTGCGATTTCGAGTGCTGGTGCAACCTCGATGGATGTCACTCTTGCCATGGTCAAACAATCATGTGGCACGCATTACGTACCACATGCAATGATGAGTGGATTGATTCTATCTCTCCTCGCACCATTGTTAATCAGTTTGTTTTTGAATCTAAAATTCTAA